One Nicotiana tomentosiformis chromosome 1, ASM39032v3, whole genome shotgun sequence genomic window, tgtttgattggtttaaatattttggaaaatattttccttattaacTCATTTTCCTTtaattggagaaaaatatttttcttatcaaaataagaaaaaatattttccaaaactcccTCTCAACCTTCCCCGCCCTATTCCCCATCCTCACCAACCCACCCCACATCCCCACACCCACCCACCTAACCTCACCCCATGCCTACCCACCCCATCCCCTCTCTCAGAAAAagcttttattttttcaaatttcagtttttttttgtCATCACCCACCCTACTAACCCCcgcaaaaaaaaatttatttatttatttattttttttaatttcaaatttctgttttttatttttctgcaccCCCGTCACCACCCACTCTACACCCCCCTCCCCCgtaaaaaaaagttttttttttacttttttttgtaattttaaatttttattttttcgtttttctacACCACCCACCCCCACGCTCATACTCCCGCTGCCCCACCCCTTACCCCCGcacattttttttttactttttgttttgtaattttaaatttctgttttttcttttttctgcaCTCCCCCGCCCCCCTCTCCCcccgaaaaaaaatatttttttaaatatattttcagttttagtttttcCATCTTTCGGTTTGTatgttcgaaattttacaagttccaaagttatgagttcagagatttatgtgtttggaagtttacgCGTACCAAACACCGAAAAATGAATAAAATTACTATTTATTTTCCAAGAaagttataccaaacacacccttagttccaacaaaatttattttcaaaatgATAGCTAAATGTTTTGTGTAGATAAATAAGGTTATTTTGGACACATTGGGACATTGGATCCTCCCTTTTTTCCATGGTTGTTCAAAATTTCCAAAGTAATCCAAAAGAATTCAAAGTCATAAACAAACCGCGAAAAGGATAAGGACTAGTCAAAGTGTTAGACAAAAAGGCCCCCGCGAATATTCCGCTGGCATAATTATTGTCTCAAATCGCACGCCCCCTCGTAAATCCCTTCCCATGCTAAGGACATTATTGTCATTTCAATTAATCTCCCGAGGCATCCACCGTTTGATTCACCATGATGTTAGATCCACGGTTCAAAATTAAAGTTTGACTGCAAGTACGAAAAAATATGCAGACAGGAATGATTGGGCCTTTCGGTCATGACTTTGACCAGTGagattttgaattttgatttgaaTATTAGAGATTAGAGAGAAAAATAAGATACTTTTCTTTGTCTATTTACAATTACATTCCCAAATTAAAAAAGGATGCGATTTTATAAAAAACATTTTTACATGTTTTTTATATAATTACCTGAAAGTATTACTCCCTAAAAATATGATTCAAAACGTgattttctaaattttaaaataaaaattatttcatattttgaaattACATAAAATCATATTAATTTTTTAGaaggaaaataatatatataaaaaagtaaAATTAGAGAAAGGAATACAAATAGTAACTCTTATCATGTTTAGggaatttcttttctcttttggaCACAAAAGGAGAGGAGAGGAGAGAGAGAGGAGAAGGGGCCTTTTATTGTAGTAGTCATATTTTCACATTTTGGTATTTCAAAGTTCAACCTTCTCTCTATCTTCTtccttttctctctctttctctctaccATTGAAGAAAAACTTTCAGGTGTTTGAGGAAAGAGGAGGAGAGTTAGTAAAAAACTCTTAAAAATTTGTGGGTAAGCGGTGGTTTTTTGTGCTCTTGGGCGAAGCAGAGATGAATGTCATGCGTCGCCTTAAGAGCATTGCTTCTGGACGTTCCTCCGTTTCAGATCCTGTAATTTTCTATCTctgcctttctttttctttgtttctcTTAAACTGGTCAAAATAGAGCGAAATAAAGATATATGTTTTATACAATATAACATAACCTAGCTAGTCTAGGAATTAGGATTGAATTAAATGTTAATCGTTGTTTTCTTAATGCGTCTAGATAGAGGGGAATCAAGTGAAGTGATTTGTATAGAAGGTTGGGAATTAGAGAAACTAAatgaaaaatatgggaatttactGTTTTCTTGTTAATTTTCATCATATGGTTTGTTTTGATTAGGAAATTTGAGAAGAAAGATGTTTActttttgaatttggaatttaaattctgtttttttagttttttcttttgGGGTCGATGATATTTGTGTTGAATGCTTCTTTGTGATTCTTGAGGGGGAAAAAGAAGCTTTACAGTGATTTTATTCATCATATTAGCTCTAAATATGTGCGACTAATAATTAAGAAAAAGTTGAGGCTCAACGGTTGCAAGAAGATAAATGCCATTTGGAAGATCATTTGCTTATTtgacttttattttgttttatgctttttttttttgtttttgggctGGGTAGGTGAGGGTTGGGAGAGTTGGAATCTTGCACCCCATAGGCCTGCTTACTCTGGTAATATCTGGCTGTTGTGTCCCAAATTTTGTTAGGATGAACTGATATGAGATTTATAATGGAAGCTTGATTTCATATTATTTTTGATTAGATTTATCAGTAATTCATCTAAAGAATGTGATATATTACTGATTTTAACAGGGTGGCGATTCAAGCATAAAGAGGGTGAAGGTTGAGCAAGAAGTAGATCAAAGGGTGGTTGGTGAAACTCAAATGGAAGAGAGATGTACAACTATAGTTCCAAAAGAGGATATGGCTTCTACTTCTAAGGGCACAACTACTGGAAGCACATCAACTATGGATACTAGACCAGAAAATTCGGAGTTTGATGAGCTTCCTAAAGAAATGCATGAAATGAAAATTAAAGACGAAAAAGCTGATAGTCATGAGGATAATTTAAAGGTATCTTCCACGCATGTGCTCTTTCCGGACTAATTTAGTACATAAAGTTGATGTCTTTAAAATTCTGAAAATGTTGCTGATCTATCTTGTATCCCATAGGATATGGAACCTGCTGTTGTTAGTGGTAATGGAACGGAAACTGGTCAGATAATTGTGACTACTGTGAGTGGTCGAAATGGACAACAGAAACAGGTGAACTAGTTGaatataatttaatttcttattaTCCCCACTATCCTCTTTTAGGTTTCATTTTAGCTCAATTAGAAGTTGACCTCATACTGTTGTCCCAGACATTGTCTTACATGGCGGAGCGCGTGGTTGGTACTGGTTCATTTGGAACTGTATTTCAGgtaaatttatatatttatctaacgTCTATCGAAAGTGCTAGGTTGATGGAAGCTTTGCAGTTGTCTGGATGACTTTATTGATTCACTCTTCACCCATTTTATATATATGTCAGGCGAAGTGCTTGGAAACTGGTGAATCTGTTGCTATAAAGAAAGTCTTACAAGATAGGAGATATAAGAACAGAGAACTTCAGATTATGCGCACGCTTGATCATCCTAATGTTGTTAAACTAAGACACTGCTTCTATTCTACTACTGAAAAGAATGAAGTCTACCTTAACCTTGTCCTTGAATATGTTTCTGAAACTGTTTACCGAGTTTCAAGGCACTACAGCAGAATGAACCAACACATGCCCATTATATATGTGCAGCTATACACATACCAGGTGAGCTTATTGCTggattcttcaattttcttatcATGGTTGTTTAATTTCAGATTCTTGCAACGCAGATGTATTGTTTCacgaactatcttgatttcagaGATTAAATGAATTCTTCCTCTAAATTATAAATTTTGCAGATATGTCGGGCTTTGAATTACATGCATGGTGTTCTTGGTGTATGCCATCGTGATATTAAACCACAGAATCTTTTGGTGAGCACTCAATTTTCCCTCTGGACATGCTTGTTGCTTTTAGATATTTATAGCTCTTCCATTTGCATGCCAAAATGACTCGAAAAAGTTACTGTATCCCATGTTGTGGTAAACTGGAGTTTTATGTCGGATAGTCTGTTACTGCTTGCTTTTCTTCTCCCTTCGCTCCTTCTCCCGTACCTGTCCTGACTATTTTTGGCTTATCCAACTTCTGAAGGTTAATCCCCACACACATCAGCTAAAGCTCTGTGATTTTGGGAGTGCAAagatgttggtatgtgatgtttCTTCTTAACCAAGTTTTCTTCTTCCTTTACAGTTAGAGAAGTTCCTAATATTTTGCCTTTTTGCTTTAGGTGCCTGGAGAGCCCAACATATCATACATTTGTTCTCGTTATTATAGGGCCCCTGAATTGATCTTTGGGGCTACGGAGTACACAACTGCAATTGACATGTGGTCTGCTGGTTGTGTTATGGCTGAGCTACTTCTGGGACAGGTTAGTTTATATGTGTAGTTTAAAGTTCTGCTTCACGTGTTCTCGTTTCTGAGCAATCCAATTCCAAAAAGTTCACGATTAAGAAAACTAATGAATAAACAGAAATATATGTTGGTGACCTTGAATACATTAGTCTGATAGTTTACTGCTGTAATATTTGTAGCCTCTTTTCCCCGGAGAAAGTGGTGTTGATCAGCTGGTGGAAATCATCAAGGTGTGCAATCTAGGGACTCTAATTGCTAATGTTAGGTGGTTTTAATCTCTGTCAATTTGGATGCCTAATTTTACTTAGTCTTTTTATACTTGGCGCATGTCAGATTTTGGGGACACCAACTAGAGAGGAGATTAGGTGCATGAATCCAAACTACACAGAGTTCAAGTTTCCCCAGATCAAAGCTCACCCGTGGCACAAGGTTAGTGAAACTTATTTGGTGGATGTAACCGATTTTTCCCCCTTTCACCTCTTTGTTCCCTTGGTGAAGTTTGTTGTCCACTCACCCTCACACGAGTCTAGCATGGATCAAATCTAACTAGATTGCAATCTGCAGATATTTCATAAAAGAATGCCTCCTGAAGCAGTAGATCTTGTATCAAGGCTTCTTCAATATTCTCCAACTCTACGTTGTACTGCTGTAAGTTTCGAATTTTCCTTTTAGTTTTCGAGAAGTtaggttattatggaattctccTTTTCCCCACCCTTCAAACTCGGTGGAATATTTGTGTCCTGTTTAATGAGTCCTCAATTTATGTGCTTTTAGCGCATCATTCAGTGCCCATGAAACAATTCGGTTTGCTTGCAATTCTTTAATGTGATCTTTCATGCATGCTTATAAAGGTACAAATAGTAAAAGACAGAATTTTTGTTGAAAGTAGTTTTCAGTAATGTTGTATTACTCCTTTAAACGTGCTTGATGTCTGTTTTCTGGGGGAATTTGAGCATATTTTGTGTTTATTGACAGTTGGAGGCATGTGCACACCCTTTCTTTGATCCTTTAAGGGAACCAAATGCTTGCTTGCCAAATGGGCGACCTCTGCCACCTCTTTTCAACTTTACTGCTCAAGGTGACCTTCAATTTGGTTTTTCACTTATGCTATCACATGATTTGATGCCTCAATCTGACTATTGTAATTCTCATGCAGAGCTCTCTGGTGCACCTGCTGACCTGCGAAAACGCCTTATTCCTGAACACATGCGCAAGTGAATTTTGTGAAGACAGTTGCTTAGGCTTTGTAAATGGGTTTTTTTGAGAGGTTTAGTCGCCTAATCAGTGCTTACTTTGCTCCAGCAAATGCAGCTGCTATTCTTGGCCCTGGTAATATTTGATGCATTTCAACGTCAACATGGAGCTAGTAACTTGCTAGTTGGTTTTGGAAGGAGGTTATGTCAGTAAGATTCGTCGGTGAATGATCGGCATGGCATGTCTGTCTATAAACTTATTATGTGTTAAAAGTATCGAATACCCCTCGCAGTTTTAGATGAGAGTTTTCATCTGTTAATTGATACGTTGTAGCAATATCTAGTTTGTGGGTATTCATAAGATCAATGGGTGCTCCCAAACTGGAGTTATAGATGAATTATTaggaattttttaatttttaagtaAACCATTTCTTCTCTTCTGGTTGTCAGTGCTAATATATTCACTCCTTAAGTTAATATTTGTATTCTACCAAATGGAGCATTTCCACAAAtgagaagaaaaaggaaatgaAATATATGGGTTGTTCAACGAGCATTCCCTAATCATACGTGTTCACagaatttacctattttccaaaATGAACGACCTGCATTGACACTTGAAAAAATAGTGAATGGATACAGGATGGTGACTAAAACTAGAGGATAAAACAATTTTTTCTATAGCAATGACATATATAGGGTAACTTTGCCCGTAAAGGTTTAGAAGACAAATAAGAAGAAACTGATTAGCATTTTTTACATCTTTTGAGATTTGAACTGAATGCTAGGCCACCCACTTGGATTGTAGAGGGCAAAATAACTTGGGAGTGTTACTCCGTCCATGAGACTTGAAAATATGGGCATTAAAAACTAAATAAGGAACTATTAGTCCATTAAATACGAATCCTCCATTCAACAATTTAAGATTTAGTCGTAGCCACCATTTGGAGAAAATAGATTCAAAGCACTAATTAACAGCAACTACAATCTCTTATGAAAAGTCAGCACCTAAATAGTTTTAAGTACAGCTTTGTGGTCCTGTGATCAGAACAAATTTGAACCAGAGAGATCACATCCCCATTCAGCAAATAAGGACAATCAAGATAGGTCTGTTTACTTATTGACAATTGCATAAGGTCCTTGGCATGTGGTCCGGATGGTTTATGAACTTGCAACACATACCTATTTGATCTACGAAGAGAATACACCACCACAGATATAACCATCCCCATCAACAGTGACATTGTGACAATCCAATCAATCCATCAGTatgctttcctttttctttccaATTTGTGGTAACCTAATTTTAAGTCTCTGTTGCCATGCAACTAGTTGAATCTCCAGGATCAAACAGAAATGGATGTACTTTGAAACCTGTAACGCAGTCCCACCAGAATTCCTGGTACTGTTTCATCAACTCCGGGGGGATGGTGGATGGTTTCAGGAAATGTGTGTAGCTATTTTCCCCCGCTAGCACTCATAATAGGAAAGGCTACATTGACTTCACCGGAAAAGGCTTTGATGTCATGGAGGACTTGGGAATGATGAATATACTATGTTCAGTAACATGTGTGTTTTTTGTGGTCCATACAACCAAAGGCAGGCAATGAACAAAAGACTTTATTAGATATTCCACTTACCAGATGCTCACAATAGAGAAACAGGGGACTAGCGGTGGGAAAGCTATTAGCTTCTGCAAGCAACTATTGTTATACTTTTGCATAAAGGAATAGGCACTTAAcagaaataaattatttatttgaaataaaaaaGTATCCATTCAAAATCAGAACACCAATTCATTTTGTCCTAGACATTAAGAGAGATAGATCTGAAAGTAAAGATGTCTAGACTTCTGAATATAACCACCGTCCGCTTCACCAGTAATAAACTCGTGCATCCTTGGAAAGAAAGGGCAAAAGAAAAGACAGGAATTTCCCATTTAACATGTTGTCTTTCTATATTTTTGCATTGTTGAAGAATCATCAGTTATTAAAAAGCCATTGGTGCACACCTAGCCGCTGCCTCTAAGGCTCCAATACTTTTTTTGTTTGATCAAATGATATCAATCAAGAAGACTCTCTTAGTTTTGTTAGTGTCTTTTCAGATTATGTCAGTGTCTTTTCATCAGTTATTAAGCTAAACGGAAGTCTAGCTGCATAGCTTTTTTCTCACTTATACAAAAGGCAGCTATCTCAatcttaagaaatttaatgaaTCAACTAGTACCCTAGGGAATTCTCAAATTTTTTCTGACATCCATCCCTTGTCAAAAAGTTTGACTTTATGGAAAGACACTGACATAATCCAAGCAAGGAACTTAGAAATCTTATAAAGATATAATCCACTTACCACTGCCTGCTGATATTTCTTCCATCAAAACTGTTGTCGATTAATGTCATTTTCATCAAATCTCCCTCCATTAACAGCAAACAGCAAGCAATAACCTGTATAGTTATATGGTTGCTTCACTACAGGTCTCTACATTAGGGACAATCAGTAAATTAGAGAAGCCTGCACTGTCAGATGCAGAAGCATCTTTTCACATGGCAACACAACTGAAAGCATCAGCATCATTAGACTGACAGCATTTAGAATATATAAAAAGGATGAAAATGAGGAAAATCAGGTACCAAGTAACAGGTAAAATAGTAGTTACAGCTACCTAAAGAAAATTCAAACTCAGTTTCTGCTTATGTACCAGGAGTATCAAACAGGAAGGTGAAAAAAGGTAAGAAAAACACTGAACAAAATGTCTATGTGGTGCAACTTGAAGATTTTGAAAGGATTAGCCCCCCAAAGAGTGACCTTTTTAACCATCATTTTCATTTATGAGGAACAAAACCTAAATTTTGTCCAGTTATACCAAAGTTTCAACTAGCCAGTTCTTGCTATCAGGGAAGGCAACGGAATCAAAGAAAATCCATTAGCTTTACCCAAAGTAAAAACACCTTTACCTTTAGAAAATTATATTATACGACTAGCATGcatcttttttttaaaagaaagaacTTTCATTCTATACAAACAGCAGTAAACTCCCAAGACAATGGCAAGGCTATGCATTGAACAAATGTCCAATCTTACTCTCAGGGAAACACTAAGATATTCTCAAGCACTAGCATGCACCTATAACATGCTCAGAGTTCTAATCTTAACAGAAAACACCAAGTCAACTCCTTTTCAATCAAAGTCTAGGGTTCAGGTACATGCTACACTTCATCTAAAGCGGAAATCAGCTCCATTGCAAAGGAGTTCAAACAACTAGGTGGACATGGCACTTAAAGGACATAATGGAGCTTCAACAACCAAATTTTGTTAGCATATACAAAATTTACTCCTATGCCACAAGTTGTTGTAGCTATCCCTATCCCCTATGGCGCAAGTGAAACCAGAGAAATTTCCTTCAGAAGCTAGAGGTTTATTTAGAATAGTTCCATAAGAAAACGGAGATGACCTACCCATGTAGATCATGTATTATACGTGGGTGAATAATTTACCATTACCTCACCGAAACACCGGCAAGCCAAAGTTCCCATACCCACTGTCAGAATAGTGCAAAACCAAATGCTGTAACCAAACACTAGATATATCTTCTTACCAATAAAAAAAAGGTTGTAAGCAAACACACAGCACTCCATAATTTTTTCAATCAACAAGACCATTCCAGAGTTCTAGAACAGTTTAACACAACCTAAAAATCCCTGACATCCCCAGAGTTCTCGAATA contains:
- the LOC104097940 gene encoding shaggy-related protein kinase epsilon, coding for MNVMRRLKSIASGRSSVSDPGGDSSIKRVKVEQEVDQRVVGETQMEERCTTIVPKEDMASTSKGTTTGSTSTMDTRPENSEFDELPKEMHEMKIKDEKADSHEDNLKDMEPAVVSGNGTETGQIIVTTVSGRNGQQKQTLSYMAERVVGTGSFGTVFQAKCLETGESVAIKKVLQDRRYKNRELQIMRTLDHPNVVKLRHCFYSTTEKNEVYLNLVLEYVSETVYRVSRHYSRMNQHMPIIYVQLYTYQICRALNYMHGVLGVCHRDIKPQNLLVNPHTHQLKLCDFGSAKMLVPGEPNISYICSRYYRAPELIFGATEYTTAIDMWSAGCVMAELLLGQPLFPGESGVDQLVEIIKILGTPTREEIRCMNPNYTEFKFPQIKAHPWHKIFHKRMPPEAVDLVSRLLQYSPTLRCTALEACAHPFFDPLREPNACLPNGRPLPPLFNFTAQELSGAPADLRKRLIPEHMRK